The Rhodococcus antarcticus DNA segment CGTCCTCGGCGTTCGCCCACGCCTCGCGGGACCCGGTGGCCGCGCTGTCCCACGCCGCCACCGGGTCATCACCGAGCACGTCGCCGTCGTAGTCGTCGCCGACCTGGTCCGTCGTCTCGCCGACCAGCAGTCGTGGCGCCCACAGGTGCTCGGAGGTCATGTGGGCCAGCACGTCGCGGACGCTCCAGCCCTCGCACGGGCTCGCGTCGTCCCACGCCCCGGCGGGCACCCGGTGCACCAGCTCGCTGAACCGGTTGAACGCGCGCTGCAGCTGCTCGCGGGCGGGGGTCTCGGACTCGTCGGTGGGCAGGGTCCCGGTGGTGGCCATGCGTCCATGGCTACCCGTGGAGACGGGAGCCCGCACGACGAACCACGCACGACGGCGCCGCACCCCGGGAAGGAGTGCGGCGCCGTCGTGGTCGGGCGGGGTCAGTCCGAGCTGTCGCCCTCGCCCGCCTTGGAGAGCTCCACCGGAGGCAGGT contains these protein-coding regions:
- a CDS encoding TIGR03086 family metal-binding protein, with amino-acid sequence MATTGTLPTDESETPAREQLQRAFNRFSELVHRVPAGAWDDASPCEGWSVRDVLAHMTSEHLWAPRLLVGETTDQVGDDYDGDVLGDDPVAAWDSAATGSREAWANAEDATTVHLSFGDTPAGEYAEQMLLDLTVHAWDIGTGAGLDVTEGVVPEAVLHVLRYARASGMVGRAPFGPEVSTASEDPQQQLVALLGRTPA